The Miltoncostaea oceani genome includes a region encoding these proteins:
- a CDS encoding TrmH family RNA methyltransferase, with the protein MSARGRDDGPERVYGRNPVRELIAAGRRPLHEVAVLATLADEPWLAGVPVVTRTRDELGRLAGSSDHQGVVATTDPYPYADPLDVLEGDGPVVCLDGAQDPRNLGAIARVAEGVGAAGIVIPRRGSPGVTPTVAKASAGAVEHLAIARVGSMVGFLHDARGGERVAIGADPEGGRDYRTIAWPRDVLLVMGAEGEGLRPRVREECDHLATIPMAGRVASLNISVASAILLYATLHMPK; encoded by the coding sequence ATGAGCGCCCGGGGCCGCGACGACGGCCCCGAGAGGGTCTACGGCCGCAACCCGGTCCGCGAGCTGATCGCCGCGGGCCGGCGCCCGCTGCACGAGGTCGCCGTCCTCGCGACGCTCGCGGACGAGCCGTGGCTCGCCGGCGTGCCGGTGGTCACCCGCACCCGCGACGAGCTCGGGCGCCTCGCCGGGTCGTCGGACCACCAGGGCGTCGTCGCGACGACCGACCCCTACCCGTACGCCGACCCGCTCGACGTGCTGGAGGGCGACGGCCCGGTCGTCTGCCTCGACGGCGCGCAGGACCCCCGCAACCTCGGGGCGATCGCGCGGGTCGCCGAGGGGGTGGGGGCGGCGGGCATCGTCATCCCCCGCCGCGGCAGCCCCGGCGTGACGCCGACGGTGGCGAAGGCGTCGGCGGGCGCGGTCGAGCACCTGGCGATCGCCCGGGTGGGGAGCATGGTCGGGTTCCTGCACGACGCGCGCGGCGGCGAACGGGTCGCGATCGGCGCCGACCCCGAGGGCGGCCGCGACTACCGGACGATCGCGTGGCCCCGGGACGTGCTGCTCGTGATGGGCGCCGAGGGCGAGGGTCTGCGTCCCCGGGTGCGCGAGGAGTGCGACCACCTCGCGACCATCCCGATGGCGGGACGCGTCGCGTCGCTCAACATCTCGGTCGCCTCGGCCATCCTGCTGTATGCAACGTTGCACATGCCGAAATGA
- the cysS gene encoding cysteine--tRNA ligase, which translates to MTVRLHSTLTKRREELVPGPDGTVRIYVCGPTVYGRIHIGNARPFVVFSVLKRFLARSGVRVKLVSNLTDVNDKIYDAARAEGVPSSELAARYSDAYIADTDRLGLGRPDAEPRVTESVPAIIDMIATLVDRGLAYAAEGDVYYRVARFPGYGRLSGRNLDDVISTEPGAGKESPLDFALWKGRKPDEDTWWDSPWGPGRPGWHIECSAMAEEALGHGFEVHGGGIDLVFPHHENEIAQSEGAHDGPMAQIWMHNEMLELGDEKMSKSLGNIAPLSDVLDRWPAEVVIAYFLTSHYRSRLPFSEERMAEAEGALARLANALRTLDRAIAGGSEDSHDADLSRTIVEGRDQFFRALEDDFSTPEAFAALFEMVRGTNRAVAAGTAGAAQLREARRELIELLDVLGIAGIDPGPADAVPDEVMALAHERQEARTARDFARADALRDRVRALGFEITDTADGPRVEPA; encoded by the coding sequence ATGACGGTCCGCCTGCACTCGACGCTCACCAAGCGGCGCGAGGAGCTCGTGCCCGGCCCCGACGGGACCGTCCGCATCTACGTCTGCGGGCCGACGGTCTACGGTCGCATCCACATCGGCAACGCCCGGCCCTTCGTCGTCTTCTCGGTGCTGAAGCGCTTCCTCGCCCGCAGCGGCGTGAGGGTGAAGCTCGTGTCGAACCTGACGGACGTCAACGACAAGATCTACGACGCGGCGCGGGCCGAGGGCGTGCCGAGCAGCGAGCTCGCCGCGCGCTACTCCGACGCCTACATCGCCGACACCGACCGCCTCGGGCTGGGGCGCCCCGACGCCGAGCCGCGCGTCACCGAGTCGGTGCCCGCCATCATCGACATGATCGCCACCCTCGTGGACCGCGGGCTGGCGTACGCCGCCGAGGGCGACGTCTACTACCGCGTCGCCCGCTTCCCCGGCTACGGGCGCCTGTCGGGCCGCAACCTCGACGACGTCATCTCCACCGAGCCGGGCGCCGGCAAGGAGTCGCCCCTCGACTTCGCCCTCTGGAAGGGCCGCAAGCCCGACGAGGACACCTGGTGGGACTCGCCGTGGGGCCCGGGGCGGCCCGGCTGGCACATCGAGTGCTCCGCGATGGCCGAGGAGGCGCTCGGACACGGCTTCGAGGTCCACGGCGGCGGGATCGACCTCGTCTTCCCGCACCACGAGAACGAGATCGCCCAGTCCGAGGGCGCCCACGACGGGCCGATGGCGCAGATCTGGATGCACAACGAGATGCTCGAGCTCGGCGACGAGAAGATGAGCAAGAGCCTCGGCAACATCGCCCCGCTCTCCGACGTGCTCGACCGCTGGCCGGCCGAGGTCGTCATCGCGTACTTCCTCACGAGCCACTACCGCTCGCGCCTGCCCTTCTCGGAGGAGCGGATGGCCGAGGCCGAGGGTGCGCTCGCCCGCCTCGCGAACGCGCTGCGCACGCTGGACCGCGCCATCGCGGGCGGCTCCGAGGACAGCCACGACGCCGACCTGTCGCGCACCATCGTCGAGGGGCGCGACCAGTTCTTCCGGGCGTTGGAGGACGACTTCTCCACCCCCGAGGCCTTCGCGGCCCTGTTCGAGATGGTCCGCGGGACGAACCGGGCGGTCGCGGCGGGCACCGCCGGCGCCGCCCAGCTCCGCGAGGCGCGCCGCGAGCTCATCGAGCTGCTCGACGTCCTCGGGATCGCCGGCATCGACCCCGGCCCGGCCGACGCCGTGCCCGACGAGGTCATGGCCCTCGCCCACGAGCGCCAGGAGGCCCGGACGGCGCGCGACTTCGCCCGCGCGGACGCCCTGCGCGACCGCGTCCGCGCGCTCGGCTTCGAGATCACCGACACCGCCGACGGCCCCCGGGTCGAGCCGGCATGA
- the htpX gene encoding zinc metalloprotease HtpX — translation MATRRWYGRDSGLTLRMGLTLFGLGLVYVFFIGALIAAGVGAVVVLVIAAGFALVQILFGDKIALASMGAHVTEPHEAPELHAMVERLCQLADLPKPRVAIARSEIPNAFAAGHSRKTSTVCVTTGLMDRLEPRELEGVIAHELSHVANKDVIVMTVAGFLATVAGLLVRFGVYSGMMGGGRDRKDNSAAVFLVVILVSIVVYVASFLLLRALSRYREFAADRGAAIMTGAPAQLASALGRISGTMSRIPTEDLRAAEGMNAFFIIPAVAKGLSLSSIISTHPPAEKRIARLMEMQAQLDANPGATL, via the coding sequence GTGGCCACACGACGCTGGTACGGGCGCGACTCCGGCCTCACCCTGCGCATGGGCCTCACCCTCTTCGGGCTCGGGCTCGTCTACGTCTTCTTCATCGGCGCGCTCATCGCCGCCGGCGTCGGGGCCGTGGTCGTCCTCGTCATCGCCGCCGGCTTCGCGCTGGTGCAGATCCTCTTCGGCGACAAGATCGCCCTCGCCTCCATGGGCGCCCACGTCACCGAACCGCACGAGGCGCCGGAACTGCACGCCATGGTCGAGCGCCTCTGCCAGCTCGCCGACCTCCCGAAGCCCCGCGTCGCGATCGCACGGTCCGAGATCCCCAACGCGTTCGCCGCCGGGCACAGCCGCAAGACGTCCACCGTCTGCGTCACCACCGGCCTCATGGACCGCCTCGAGCCGCGAGAGCTGGAGGGCGTCATCGCCCACGAGCTCTCCCATGTCGCCAACAAGGACGTCATCGTCATGACGGTCGCGGGCTTCCTCGCGACCGTCGCTGGCCTGCTCGTCCGGTTCGGCGTCTACAGCGGGATGATGGGCGGCGGACGCGACCGCAAGGACAACAGCGCCGCCGTGTTCCTCGTCGTCATCCTCGTGTCGATCGTCGTCTACGTCGCGTCGTTCCTGCTGCTCCGCGCCCTGTCGCGGTACCGGGAGTTCGCCGCCGACCGCGGCGCCGCGATCATGACGGGGGCGCCCGCCCAGCTCGCGTCGGCGCTCGGCCGGATCAGCGGGACGATGTCGCGGATCCCCACCGAGGACCTCCGCGCCGCCGAGGGGATGAACGCGTTCTTCATCATCCCCGCCGTCGCGAAGGGCCTGTCGCTGTCGAGCATCATCTCCACCCACCCGCCGGCGGAGAAGCGGATCGCCCGCCTCATGGAGATGCAGGCGCAGCTCGACGCGAACCCCGGCGCGACGCTCTAG
- a CDS encoding PspA/IM30 family protein yields the protein MGLMGRFTTIVKAKASKALDKAEDPRETLDYSYEKQLELLQKVRRGVADVATSKKRLELQAAKLEQSVEKLDGQARQALGANREDLARVALERKKGVQLQLQSIDEQRATLQAEQDKLVLAEQRLTAKVEAFRTRKETIKAQYTAAEAQTKIGEAFSGVSEEMADVGMAIERAESKTETMRARAGAIDELLESGALTDVTDGRDSIDRELDQLSVSSGVDAELERLRGEIGAGSSPAPDQIEGGGKAS from the coding sequence ATGGGCCTGATGGGCCGCTTCACGACGATCGTCAAGGCCAAGGCCAGCAAGGCCCTCGACAAGGCCGAGGACCCGCGGGAGACGCTCGACTACTCCTACGAGAAGCAGCTCGAGCTGCTGCAGAAGGTGCGCCGCGGCGTCGCCGACGTCGCGACCAGCAAGAAGCGCCTGGAGCTGCAGGCGGCGAAGCTGGAGCAGAGCGTCGAGAAGCTCGACGGGCAGGCGCGCCAGGCGCTGGGGGCGAACCGCGAGGACCTCGCCCGCGTCGCCCTGGAGCGCAAGAAGGGCGTCCAGCTGCAGCTGCAGAGCATCGACGAGCAGCGCGCGACCCTGCAGGCCGAGCAGGACAAGCTGGTGCTCGCCGAGCAGCGGCTGACGGCGAAGGTCGAGGCGTTCCGGACCCGCAAGGAGACCATCAAGGCCCAGTACACCGCGGCCGAGGCGCAGACGAAGATCGGCGAGGCCTTCAGCGGCGTGTCGGAGGAGATGGCCGACGTCGGCATGGCGATCGAGCGGGCCGAGTCGAAGACCGAGACGATGCGGGCCCGCGCCGGCGCGATCGACGAGCTGCTGGAGTCCGGCGCCCTGACCGACGTCACCGACGGGCGGGACTCCATCGACCGGGAGCTGGACCAGCTGTCGGTGTCGAGCGGCGTGGACGCCGAGCTGGAGCGCCTCCGCGGCGAGATCGGCGCGGGGTCGTCGCCGGCCCCCGACCAGATCGAGGGCGGGGGGAAGGCGTCGTGA
- the pspAB gene encoding PspA-associated protein PspAB, with protein MGLFDVLRGQRAPKRADLDNLFAIGAAAMTLEAAMDLRTTGRAGVCFKNIEAGVFEALIRETEELLAATSSDAGTTVSRHDDPYGFSWVVIDDPDLEDLVTTTHVVSRSLEERGFSEQLLCAVFGFDGPPGQVDLVYGYKRGTFYPFAPRESKRRDNALELRLQSAVGSELPFEPELERWYPVWDAPVAPT; from the coding sequence GTGGGCCTCTTCGACGTCCTCCGCGGGCAGCGCGCACCGAAGCGCGCCGACCTCGACAACCTCTTCGCCATCGGCGCCGCCGCCATGACCCTCGAGGCGGCGATGGACCTGCGCACCACCGGCCGCGCGGGGGTCTGCTTCAAGAACATCGAGGCGGGGGTGTTCGAGGCCCTCATCCGCGAGACGGAGGAGCTCCTCGCCGCGACGAGCTCCGACGCCGGCACCACCGTCAGCCGCCACGACGACCCCTACGGGTTCTCGTGGGTGGTCATCGACGACCCCGACCTCGAGGACCTCGTCACCACCACCCACGTCGTCAGCCGGTCACTCGAGGAGCGCGGCTTCTCGGAGCAGCTCCTCTGCGCCGTCTTCGGCTTCGACGGCCCCCCCGGCCAGGTCGACCTCGTCTACGGCTACAAGCGGGGGACCTTCTACCCCTTCGCCCCACGGGAGTCGAAGCGCCGCGACAACGCCCTCGAGCTGCGGCTGCAGTCCGCCGTCGGCTCCGAGCTGCCGTTCGAGCCGGAGCTGGAGCGCTGGTACCCCGTCTGGGACGCGCCGGTCGCCCCCACCTGA
- a CDS encoding VOC family protein produces the protein MSLFSGVDVVFYQVCSMDKAVAFYSGILGLEVLRREGNDWTELQAGDTVIALSGELATRPHQGGATVILRTDDVEAVDRHLGENDVQRGRIEDMGGARMLQFFDPDGNEIVAIQPDA, from the coding sequence ATGAGCCTCTTCTCCGGCGTCGACGTCGTCTTCTACCAGGTGTGCTCGATGGACAAGGCGGTCGCCTTCTACTCGGGCATCCTCGGCCTCGAGGTGCTCCGGCGGGAGGGCAACGACTGGACCGAGCTGCAGGCCGGCGACACCGTCATCGCCCTGTCGGGGGAGCTCGCGACGCGGCCGCACCAGGGGGGCGCGACGGTCATCCTGCGCACCGACGACGTCGAGGCCGTCGACCGGCACCTCGGGGAGAACGACGTCCAGCGCGGCCGGATCGAGGACATGGGCGGCGCCCGGATGCTCCAGTTCTTCGACCCCGACGGCAACGAGATCGTGGCGATCCAGCCCGACGCATAG
- the pspAA gene encoding PspA-associated protein PspAA, translating to MIVRILGEGQYKLDDAAFAAVHAIDDRVQEAADAGDDAAFAAALTELVDTVIATGEPLPADDLHASDAIVPGHGTTLADARELLSSEGLIPN from the coding sequence GTGATCGTCCGCATCCTCGGCGAGGGCCAGTACAAGCTCGACGACGCGGCGTTCGCCGCGGTGCACGCGATCGACGACCGCGTCCAGGAGGCCGCCGACGCGGGTGACGACGCCGCGTTCGCGGCGGCGTTGACGGAGCTGGTGGACACCGTCATCGCGACCGGCGAGCCGCTGCCGGCCGACGACCTCCACGCGTCCGACGCGATCGTCCCCGGCCACGGCACGACGCTCGCGGACGCGCGCGAGCTGCTCTCCTCCGAGGGTCTGATCCCGAACTAG
- the sigH gene encoding RNA polymerase sporulation sigma factor SigH, with protein MAFSRAQASSRGRADRPDGHKPQPWIEIQDRALITRARAGDAAAMDRLIEKYRGFVRMKASAYFLAGGENEDLVQEGLIGFFKAVRDYRTDREASFRSFAELCVTRQIITAIKTAARNKHSPLNTYVSFSHTRAGASGDQEMSLAEVLPDDPVGDPISQVISSEELRSLVGCLGESLSGLESGVLTMYLEGRSYEEIAGRLDCTPKTVDNALQRVKRKVQTHLRSREVLDLR; from the coding sequence ATCGCGTTCTCAAGAGCTCAAGCCTCATCACGGGGGCGCGCCGACCGGCCCGACGGGCACAAGCCTCAGCCTTGGATCGAGATTCAGGATCGCGCCCTCATCACACGGGCGCGGGCGGGTGATGCGGCCGCGATGGACCGGCTGATCGAGAAGTACCGCGGCTTCGTCCGCATGAAGGCCAGCGCCTACTTCCTGGCCGGGGGCGAGAACGAGGACCTCGTGCAGGAGGGCCTGATCGGGTTCTTCAAGGCCGTGCGCGACTACCGCACGGACCGCGAGGCGTCGTTCCGTTCGTTCGCGGAGCTGTGCGTCACCCGTCAGATCATCACCGCGATCAAGACGGCCGCGCGCAACAAGCACTCGCCGCTCAACACCTACGTCTCGTTCAGCCACACGCGCGCCGGCGCGAGCGGCGACCAGGAGATGTCCCTCGCCGAGGTCCTCCCGGACGATCCTGTCGGCGACCCGATCTCCCAGGTCATCTCCTCCGAGGAGCTGCGCAGCCTCGTCGGCTGCCTCGGCGAGTCGCTGTCCGGCCTCGAGAGCGGCGTCCTCACGATGTACCTCGAGGGCCGCTCCTACGAGGAGATCGCCGGCCGCCTCGACTGCACCCCGAAGACGGTCGACAACGCGCTGCAGCGCGTGAAGCGCAAGGTGCAGACGCACCTGCGCAGCCGCGAGGTCCTCGACCTGCGCTAG
- a CDS encoding ABC transporter substrate-binding protein, translating to MALRAAAALSLSGRFGPLGSQAGAGLDAWARDRGVRLRIEDDGSDPARSARLCAGLAGSADLLFGPYGSGAGRAVAEAMDGRPEVVWNHGAAAVPRRAARLVDVLGPARSYWRGLPAVLGPAPRVAIVRAPGGFGAEVAEGAAAAFAAAGVAPVADVALDPGDPGAAVRAAAGAGAAWVVGGGRLEDDLALGRALAGSGIAAALVACGVAEAGRALGDAVVGWLGPVQWDGTPGPVALPPGCDYPAAQALAAGLVAEEAVARAGSTAPDALWDAARALRTHTLIGPFAVDDAGRQTAHAPVIVRWERGPGGPHRVVVPRADTGEP from the coding sequence ATGGCCCTGCGGGCCGCGGCCGCGCTCTCGCTGAGCGGCCGCTTCGGCCCGCTCGGCTCCCAGGCGGGCGCCGGGCTCGACGCCTGGGCCCGCGACCGGGGCGTCCGCCTGCGCATCGAGGACGACGGCAGCGACCCCGCGCGGAGCGCACGCCTCTGCGCCGGCCTCGCCGGGTCGGCGGACCTGCTGTTCGGCCCCTACGGCAGCGGCGCCGGGCGGGCCGTCGCCGAGGCGATGGACGGTCGGCCCGAGGTCGTCTGGAACCACGGGGCGGCGGCCGTCCCGCGGAGGGCGGCGCGCCTCGTCGACGTTCTCGGGCCGGCGCGCTCCTACTGGCGCGGTCTGCCCGCGGTCCTCGGCCCCGCGCCCCGCGTCGCCATCGTCCGCGCGCCCGGGGGCTTCGGCGCGGAGGTCGCCGAGGGCGCCGCCGCGGCGTTCGCCGCCGCCGGCGTCGCCCCGGTCGCCGACGTCGCCCTCGACCCCGGGGACCCGGGCGCCGCCGTCCGCGCCGCCGCCGGGGCGGGGGCCGCGTGGGTCGTCGGGGGCGGCCGGCTCGAGGACGACCTCGCGCTCGGCCGCGCCCTCGCCGGGTCGGGGATCGCCGCGGCCCTCGTCGCCTGCGGGGTCGCCGAGGCGGGCAGGGCGCTCGGGGACGCCGTCGTCGGCTGGCTCGGACCCGTCCAGTGGGACGGCACGCCCGGGCCCGTCGCCCTGCCGCCGGGCTGCGACTACCCGGCGGCGCAGGCCCTCGCCGCCGGCCTCGTCGCGGAGGAGGCCGTCGCCCGTGCCGGCTCGACCGCCCCCGACGCCCTGTGGGACGCGGCCCGCGCGTTGCGCACCCACACGCTGATCGGTCCGTTCGCCGTCGACGACGCCGGGCGCCAGACGGCGCACGCCCCGGTCATCGTCCGGTGGGAGCGGGGCCCCGGCGGCCCGCACCGCGTCGTGGTCCCGCGGGCCGACACCGGGGAGCCGTGA
- a CDS encoding exonuclease domain-containing protein yields MPDRLCALLARRGRPLEVGHVASQLLRLRRCPEFLQRKLVAEIVEGDARLAWLGRDLVGLAPPDWSDTELSEATFCVVDLETTGGSPGRSKVTEIGAVRVRALRIEERFSSLVDPGRPIPPVVTDLTGIDDRMVRGHPDIARALPGFVEFAGQDVLVAHNAPFDLRFLNYERRRLTGRYFTQPWLDTLILARRLLAGRAGRHDLATLAEWAQTTVRPNHRALPDAEATAEVLVVLIGMLAERGVVTLERAVAYAGLGGMRHSHKLALAEDLPSTPGVYLMRDRNGDVLYVGKAGNLRRRVRAYFGPGGKHGRLIGRALERLEVIDHETCGSEFAALLRENRLIKDLQPPCNRRGTGGAGRYLRLVGGPEPRLHLAAAVRDDGAGYFGPFRSQRMAREAVACLEVLYPLRDADPGLREMSVRDLGAVLAGDPVALGGLGCRLGAAVASGAVYVERGEGPDGPRAVLALLAALARARRATTRSGVIVEPSGPDGAAEVFFVAGGVIRHRAVVDAAAWTTPVRDGLARLRRHARPPAPLLAADALDEASLVEERLRDGADALTLRPGWRTARALEHVGRAVDRIAATARPADEAMTA; encoded by the coding sequence ATGCCCGACCGCCTCTGCGCGCTCCTCGCGCGGAGGGGCCGGCCGCTGGAGGTGGGCCACGTCGCCTCCCAGCTCCTGCGCCTGCGGCGGTGCCCCGAGTTCCTGCAGCGCAAGCTCGTCGCCGAGATCGTCGAGGGCGACGCCCGCCTGGCGTGGCTCGGGCGCGACCTCGTCGGCCTCGCACCACCCGACTGGTCGGACACCGAGCTCTCCGAGGCGACGTTCTGCGTCGTCGACCTCGAGACGACCGGCGGGTCGCCGGGGCGGTCGAAGGTCACCGAGATCGGGGCGGTCCGCGTCCGCGCCCTGCGGATCGAGGAGCGCTTCAGCAGCCTCGTCGACCCGGGCCGGCCGATCCCGCCCGTCGTGACCGACCTGACGGGGATCGACGACCGCATGGTCCGCGGCCACCCCGACATCGCGCGGGCGCTCCCCGGCTTCGTGGAGTTCGCCGGCCAGGACGTCCTCGTCGCCCACAACGCCCCGTTCGACCTGCGGTTCCTCAACTACGAGCGGCGGCGGCTCACGGGCCGCTACTTCACGCAGCCCTGGCTCGACACCCTCATCCTCGCCCGCCGCCTCCTCGCGGGACGCGCGGGGCGCCACGACCTCGCGACCCTCGCCGAGTGGGCGCAGACGACCGTCCGCCCCAACCACCGCGCCCTGCCCGACGCGGAGGCGACCGCCGAGGTGCTAGTGGTGCTCATCGGGATGCTCGCCGAGCGCGGCGTCGTCACCCTCGAGCGCGCCGTCGCGTACGCCGGCCTCGGCGGCATGCGCCACTCCCACAAGCTCGCCCTCGCGGAGGACCTGCCCTCCACGCCCGGCGTGTACCTCATGCGCGACCGCAACGGCGACGTCCTCTACGTCGGCAAGGCGGGGAACCTCCGGCGGCGGGTGCGGGCGTACTTCGGGCCCGGGGGCAAGCACGGCCGGCTCATCGGCCGGGCGCTGGAGCGCCTCGAGGTGATCGACCACGAGACCTGCGGGTCGGAGTTCGCGGCTCTGCTGCGCGAGAACCGGCTGATCAAGGACCTGCAGCCGCCGTGCAACCGGCGTGGCACCGGCGGCGCCGGCCGGTACCTGCGCCTCGTCGGGGGCCCGGAGCCCCGGCTGCACCTCGCCGCCGCGGTCCGCGACGACGGGGCCGGCTACTTCGGCCCGTTCCGCTCCCAGCGGATGGCCCGCGAGGCCGTCGCCTGCCTCGAGGTCCTCTACCCGTTGCGCGACGCCGACCCCGGCCTCCGGGAGATGTCGGTGCGCGACCTCGGCGCCGTGCTCGCGGGGGACCCCGTCGCGCTCGGGGGCCTCGGCTGCCGCCTCGGCGCGGCCGTGGCGTCCGGGGCCGTGTACGTCGAGCGGGGGGAGGGGCCCGACGGGCCGCGCGCCGTGCTCGCGCTGCTCGCCGCCCTCGCGCGCGCGCGACGCGCGACGACGCGGTCGGGCGTCATCGTGGAGCCCTCCGGCCCCGACGGGGCCGCCGAGGTCTTCTTCGTCGCGGGCGGCGTGATCCGCCATCGGGCCGTCGTCGACGCCGCGGCGTGGACCACGCCGGTGCGCGACGGCCTCGCCCGGCTGCGGCGCCACGCCCGCCCACCCGCCCCCCTCCTCGCCGCCGACGCCCTCGACGAGGCGTCCCTCGTCGAGGAGCGCCTGCGCGACGGCGCCGACGCGCTCACCCTGCGGCCGGGGTGGCGGACCGCCCGGGCGCTCGAGCACGTCGGCCGCGCCGTCGACCGGATCGCGGCGACCGCGCGACCCGCCGACGAGGCGATGACGGCGTGA
- a CDS encoding GerMN domain-containing protein codes for MRVPQRWTTVVATLALVAAAAAGCGGDADDAGTTATGPADATSTAAATAPATVTVTLWFADADGRLRTERRAVPAGDDRLRAALDALAAGPTDPALLPALPAGTRVLGASSDGALATVDLSGAFTSGYPPGGAAAELAIVGPLVRTAAAASGAPRVLVRVEGGTPVPTGSQFDFSVPFSPGDLPAP; via the coding sequence ATGAGGGTTCCGCAGCGGTGGACGACGGTGGTGGCGACCCTGGCGCTCGTGGCGGCGGCCGCTGCCGGGTGCGGGGGCGACGCCGACGACGCGGGGACGACCGCGACGGGCCCCGCGGACGCGACGTCCACGGCGGCCGCGACCGCCCCGGCGACGGTGACGGTGACCCTCTGGTTCGCCGACGCCGACGGGCGCCTGCGCACCGAGCGGCGGGCGGTGCCCGCCGGGGACGACCGGCTCCGCGCCGCCCTCGATGCCCTCGCCGCGGGACCCACCGACCCGGCGCTGCTGCCCGCCCTGCCGGCCGGCACCCGCGTGCTCGGCGCGTCGTCCGACGGCGCCCTCGCGACGGTCGACCTGAGCGGCGCGTTCACGTCCGGCTACCCGCCGGGGGGCGCCGCCGCCGAGCTCGCGATCGTGGGACCCCTGGTGCGCACCGCGGCCGCCGCCTCCGGCGCGCCGCGCGTCCTGGTGCGGGTGGAGGGCGGCACCCCCGTGCCGACGGGGTCGCAGTTCGACTTCTCCGTCCCCTTCTCCCCGGGGGATCTCCCGGCTCCGTAG
- a CDS encoding CaiB/BaiF CoA transferase family protein, whose product MSAPPLTGLRVLDLSHNLAGPLTTMHLGDLGAEVVKVERPEGDEWREHERIPGQPGRGRHYMQANRNKRAVCLDLRHEGARAALHDLIARADVLVTNMRPGVPEALGFGWEEARALNPGLVYCEISAFGPDGPRGGRRGYDLMAEALAGFMPPSMAREGEAPAGSPIPINDTALPLLATTGILAALIERGRTGRGQRVEATILGSAVALNAHSLVRIEGLPGHGVPTFSRAFYRAYRTADGWIAVAAYAERLARLLCDVLGHPGLLDAPPWDDRAARVTREPELVELLAPAFRERTTAEWDDVLAAAGVPAAPVRERDDLFDDPHARATGLVETVEDDEVGSVTMTSPVVRLSETPGAIRFTGRHLGADTREVLRELGRSDAQIDALVADGAAVCRPAATGRDA is encoded by the coding sequence GTGTCCGCCCCTCCGCTCACGGGCCTGCGGGTCCTCGACCTCTCCCACAACCTCGCCGGTCCGCTGACCACGATGCACCTCGGGGACCTCGGCGCCGAGGTCGTGAAGGTGGAGCGCCCCGAGGGGGACGAGTGGCGCGAGCACGAGCGCATCCCCGGCCAGCCGGGCCGCGGGCGGCACTACATGCAGGCGAACCGGAACAAGCGGGCCGTCTGCCTCGACCTCCGCCACGAGGGCGCCCGCGCCGCGCTGCACGACCTGATCGCCCGCGCCGACGTGCTCGTCACCAACATGCGCCCCGGCGTCCCGGAGGCGCTCGGCTTCGGGTGGGAGGAGGCCCGCGCCCTCAACCCCGGTCTCGTCTACTGCGAGATCTCGGCGTTCGGGCCGGACGGGCCGCGGGGCGGACGGCGCGGTTACGACCTGATGGCCGAGGCGCTCGCCGGGTTCATGCCGCCGAGCATGGCCCGCGAGGGCGAGGCGCCCGCCGGCTCCCCGATCCCCATCAACGACACCGCCCTCCCCCTCCTCGCCACGACCGGCATCCTCGCCGCCCTCATCGAGCGGGGGCGCACCGGCCGCGGCCAGCGCGTCGAGGCGACCATCCTCGGGTCGGCCGTCGCGTTGAACGCCCACTCCCTGGTGCGCATCGAGGGGCTCCCCGGCCACGGCGTGCCGACGTTCTCACGGGCCTTCTACCGGGCGTACCGCACCGCCGACGGCTGGATCGCCGTCGCCGCCTACGCGGAGCGGCTCGCCCGGCTGCTGTGCGACGTGCTCGGGCACCCCGGGCTCCTCGACGCGCCGCCGTGGGACGACCGCGCCGCGCGGGTCACCCGCGAGCCGGAGCTGGTGGAGCTGCTGGCCCCGGCGTTCCGGGAGCGCACCACCGCCGAGTGGGACGACGTCCTCGCCGCGGCCGGCGTGCCCGCCGCGCCGGTGCGCGAACGCGACGACCTCTTCGACGACCCCCACGCCCGCGCGACGGGCCTCGTCGAGACCGTCGAGGACGACGAGGTCGGCTCCGTGACCATGACCTCCCCCGTCGTGCGCCTCTCGGAGACGCCGGGGGCGATCCGCTTCACCGGACGGCACCTCGGGGCGGACACCCGTGAGGTGCTGCGGGAGCTGGGGCGGTCCGACGCGCAGATCGACGCGCTCGTCGCGGACGGCGCGGCGGTGTGCCGGCCGGCCGCGACGGGGCGGGACGCCTAG